A window from Vigna angularis cultivar LongXiaoDou No.4 chromosome 7, ASM1680809v1, whole genome shotgun sequence encodes these proteins:
- the LOC108338527 gene encoding D-3-phosphoglycerate dehydrogenase 2, chloroplastic, with product MASSACTKPIFPSSFTLSSSSSSESKSKLSHVSFINTIPIYRKLSHASSSKRSLAVNSVLKTVDPTATSVGSSKSEDVGFLGEKPTILVSEKLGEAGLKVLRSVGHVECAYELSQEELCTKISCCDALIVRSGTKVTREVFEAGKGRLKVVGRAGVGIDNVDLQAATEFGCLVVNAPTANTIAAAEHGIALLAAMARNIAQADASTKAGKWQRSKYVGVSMVGKTLAVMGFGKVGSEVARRAKGLGMHVIAHDPYAPADRARAIGVELVSFDQAIATADFISLHMPLTATTNKIFNDDTFAKVKKGVRIVNVARGGVIDEDALVRALDNGIVAQAALDVFTEEPPSKDSKLVQHENVTVTPHLGASTKEAQEGVAIEIAEAVLGALKGELSATAVNAPMVAPEVLSELAPYVVLAEKLGRLAVQLVSGGSGIKSVKVVYRSARGPDDLDTRLLRAMVTKGIIEPISNTIVNLVNADFIAKQKGLRISEERVVVDSSPEQPVDSIQVQISSVDSKFASAISEGGHISIDGKVKFGDPHLTCVGSFDVDVSLQGNLILCRQVDQPGMIGRVGNILGEQNVNVSFMSVGRTSRRKKAIMAIGVDEEPNKQALDNIGAVPAIEEFVFLKL from the exons atGGCATCCTCTGCCTGCACCAAACCCATCTTCCCCTCATCCTTcaccctttcttcttcctcttcttcagaATCAAAGTCAAAACTTTCTCACGTGTCGTTCATCAACACCATACCCATCTACCGAAAACTCTCCCATGCTAGCTCCTCCAAACGCTCTTTGGCGGTCAACAGTGTTTTGAAAACAGTTGACCCGACAGCAACCTCGGTGGGGAGCTCGAAGTCCGAGGATGTTGGGTTCTTGGGTGAAAAGCCGACGATCTTGGTCTCCGAGAAACTTGGAGAGGCGGGGCTCAAGGTGTTACGCAGTGTGGGGCACGTGGAATGCGCGTACGAGCTCTCGCAGGAGGAGCTCTGCACCAAGATCTCGTGCTGCGACGCTTTGATTGTGAGGAGCGGAACCAAGGTGACGAGGGAAGTTTTTGAGGCTGGAAAAGGGAGGTTGAAGGTGGTGGGAAGAGCCGGTGTGGGCATTGACAACGTGGATCTGCAAGCTGCCACTGAGTTTGGCTGCCTCGTCGTGAACGCGCCCACGGCCAACACTATTGCTGCCGCCGAGCACGGCATCGCTCTTCTCGCCGCCATGGCCCGCAACATTGCCCAGGCTGACGCCTCCACGAAAGCtg GAAAATGGCAGAGAAGCAAGTATGTGGGAGTTTCAATGGTTGGAAAGACATTAGCAGTGATGGGTTTTGGAAAAGTTGGATCTGAAGTGGCGAGGCGTGCAAAAGGGTTGGGCATGCACGTGATTGCTCATGACCCTTATGCTCCGGCTGATAGAGCCCGTGCTATTGGTGTGGAACTTGTGTCCTTTGATCAGGCTATCGCCACTGCAGATTTCATCTCCCTCCACATGCCACTCACTGCAACCACTAACAAGATCTTCAATGACGACACTTTTGCCAAGGTGAAGAAGGGAGTTCGCATCGTCAACGTTGCTAGAGGAGGAGTTATTGACGAAGATGCATTAGTAAGAGCCCTCGACAATGGAATCGTTGCACAG GCAGCTCTTGATGTCTTCACGGAGGAACCCCCATCCAAAGACAGTAAGTTAGTGCAGCACGAGAATGTCACTGTTACCCCTCATCTTGGAGCTAGCACCAAAGAGGCACAG GAGGGTGTTGCTATTGAAATAGCAGAGGCTGTGTTAGGAGCATTGAAAGGGGAACTCTCAGCAACTGCTGTCAATGCTCCAATGGTTGCTCCTGAG GTGTTGTCAGAATTGGCCCCATATGTGGTGCTAGCTGAGAAGCTGGGGAGACTTGCTGTGCAGTTAGTGTCTGGAGGAAGTGGGATAAAATCTGTGAAGGTTGTTTATCGATCAGCCAGAGGCCCAGATGACTTGGACACTAGACTTCTGCGAGCCATGGTTACAAAGGGCATCATTGAGCCAATATCAAACACCATTGTGAACCTCGTGAATGCAGATTTCATAGCAAAGCAGAAAGGGCTTCGCATAAGTGAGGAAAGAGTGGTTGTTGATTCATCTCCTGAGCAGCCTGTTGATTCGATCCAGGTACAGATCTCAAGTGTGGACTCCAAATTTGCAAGTGCAATATCAGAGGGTGGTCATATCAGCATAGATGGAAAAGTGAAGTTTGGTGACCCTCACCTGACATGTGTGGGGTCTTTCGATGTGGATGTGAGCTTACAAGGGAATCTGATCCTGTGCCGACAGGTGGATCAGCCCGGCATGATTGGTCGTGTCGGAAACATTCTTGGTGAGCAAAATGTGAATGTGAGCTTTATGAGTGTGGGAAGGACATCCCGCAGGAAGAAGGCTATCATGGCTATTGGTGTTGATGAAGAACCAAACAAGCAGGCTCTTGACAACATTGGAGCTGTGCCTGCCATTGAAGAGTTTGTTTTTCTGAAGCTGTAG